In one Arachis duranensis cultivar V14167 chromosome 9, aradu.V14167.gnm2.J7QH, whole genome shotgun sequence genomic region, the following are encoded:
- the LOC107463853 gene encoding uncharacterized protein At1g15400: MDMGGLQRSAVSFRRQGSSGLVWDDKLVSGELNKINKQEQDQDQDHNKKDHGLSIKTNAAGFRTRKQEPAAVDPPSPKLSGCGFCGGFGKSGGSGKNNNNKKGQRSKPLNNKKGQRSR; encoded by the coding sequence ATGGACATGGGTGGCCTTCAAAGATCCGCAGTATCTTTCAGAAGACAAGGCTCTTCTGGTCTTGTTTGGGATGATAAGCTCGTATCTGGTGAATTGAACAAAATCAACAAACAAGAACAAGATCAAGATCAAGATCATAATAAAAAAGACCATGGCTTATCGATTAAAACCAACGCTGCTGGATTTCGCACCAGAAAACAAGAGCCGGCGGCGGTAGACCCTCCGTCTCCAAAGTTATCTGGCTGTGGATTCTGTGGCGGTTTTGGAAAAAGTGGCGGTTCAGGgaagaacaataataataagaaggGTCAACGGTCAAAGCCACTTAATAATAAGAAGGGTCAACGGTCAAGGTAG
- the LOC107463843 gene encoding peptide deformylase 1A, chloroplastic — protein sequence MEALQLQSLFPRTLSTLSSSPRARTSSSSSSLQLNIFISNHKALSLTSSSSCSSPVAVRAGWFSGLTDSKNKKMGLPETVKAGDPVLHEPAEDVDPNEVRSERIQKIIDDMIRVMRKAPGVGLAAPQIGVPLRIIVLEDTTEYIGYAPKEEVKAQDRRPFDLLVILNPTLLKKSNKTALFFEGCLSVDGFRALVERHLDVEVTGLDRYGEPIKVTATGWQARILQHECDHLEGTLYVDKMVPKTFRTVENLTLPLAKGCPKLGSR from the exons ATGGAGGCCTTACAGTTGCAGAGTTTGTTTCCCAGAACATTATCCACACTTTCATCATCTCCAAGAGCAagaacatcatcatcatcatcatcattgcaACTCAACATCTTCATTAGCAACCATAAAGCATTGAGCTTGACCTCatcatcttcttgttcttcaccCGTGGCTGTTAGAGCAGGATGGTTCTCGGGCCTCACAGACAGCAAGAACAAGAAGATGGGTTTGCCTGAGACAGTGAAAGCAGGTGACCCAGTTCTGCATGAGCCTGCAGAGGATGTGGATCCCAATGAGGTTAGGTCTGAGAGGATTCAGAAGATCATTGATGACATGATCAGGGTCATGAGAAAAGCTCCTGGTGTTGGCCTTGCTGCTCCCCAGATTGGTGTTCCATTAAgg ATAATTGTTTTGGAAGATACCACAGAATATATTGGTTATGCACCAAAGGAAGAGGTCAAAGCTCAAGATAGAAGACCTTTTGATCTTTTG GTGATCCTGAATCCCACACTCCTGAAAAAGAGCAACAAGACTGCCCTATTTTTTGAAGGATGCCTAAG TGTTGATGGATTCAGAGCATTGGTGGAGCGACATCTTGACGTCGAGGTCACCGGTTTGGATCGTTATGGCGAACCAATCAAAGTAACAGCTACCGGTTGGCAGGCGCGGATTTTACAACACGAGTGTGATCACTTGGAAGGAACTCTTTATGTTGACAAGATGGTGCCTAAAACTTTCAGAACAGTAGAAAACCTGACCCTGCCTCTTGCTAAGGGGTGCCCCAAACTCGGCTCTCGCTAG
- the LOC107463850 gene encoding F-box/kelch-repeat protein At5g15710-like → MSMMWNNLPFDLLSNIFSFLSPDSLAIARTVCRNWHACSNSYPLIPRITNCATKCKALQPWFLALPIRNHRPCCYAHNPVTNNWHELPLEFSPVSLVKPIATIGSLILLRITNSTTLQLVLCNPFTRQFRYLPNLNMSRTNPAVGVTLSEYPKNDVLFQFPCFRIYVAGGMSEASSQGGATYNPTSEMYDSTKNNENWEIVGSMPVEFSVRLTVWTPNENVNIKEKLYWITSARAYSVMGFDISNNTWFQLGVPMAERLEFATLVRRSHENLGLVGGTCDGGGCIWELNDDGETWWLVDKVPIELGLRLLSGQRNWDSVKCVGSDGVICLYRDLGSGMVVSRRIGEKGKWEWNWVEGCGYVKGKQVHNCSIRGTLIHPTLASSVIF, encoded by the coding sequence ATGTCTATGATGTGGAACAACCTTCCCTTTGATCTCTTATCCAacatcttctcttttctctcaccAGATTCCTTGGCCATAGCAAGAACAGTTTGCAGAAACTGGCATGCATGTTCAAATTCTTATCCTTTGATTCCAAGAATTACAAACTGTGCAACAAAGTGTAAGGCTCTTCAACCATGGTTCTTGGCTCTTCCAATAAGAAACCATAGACCATGTTGCTATGCACATAATCCAGTTACCAACAATTGGCATGAGCTTCCACTTGAGTTCTCACCAGTTTCATTGGTTAAACCAATTGCTACAATTGGAAGCCTAATCTTGTTGAGGATCACAAACTCCACAACACTTCAACTTGTTCTATGCAACCCTTTTACAAGGCAATTTAGGTACCTTCCTAACTTGAACATGTCAAGGACTAATCCTGCTGTTGGAGTAACCCTTTCGGAGTATCCGAAAAATGATGTTCTGTTTCAGTTTCCTTGCTTTAGAATCTATGTAGCTGGTGGCATGTCTGAGGCATCATCACAAGGTGGTGCAACATATAATCCAACTTCAGAGATGTATGATTCAACAAAGAACAATGAGAACTGGGAAATTGTTGGGTCAATGCCTGTGGAATTCTCTGTTAGGCTAACAGTTTGGACACCAAATGAGAATGTCAACATCAAGGAGAAATTGTATTGGATCACATCTGCAAGGGCATATAGTGTTATGGGGTTTGATATTAGCAACAATACATGGTTCCAACTCGGCGTGCCTATGGCGGAGAGGCTCGAATTCGCGACACTTGTTAGGAGGAGCCATGAGAATTTGGGACTTGTTGGTGGAACTTGTGATGGTGGTGGTTGCATTTGGGAGCTGAATGATGATGGGGAAACATGGTGGTTGGTGGATAAGGTTCCAATTGAATTGGGGTTGAGATTGTTGTCAGGGCAGAGGAATTGGGATAGTGTGAAATGTGTTGGTAGTGATGGTGTTATTTGTTTGTATAGGGATCTTGGTTCTGGAATGGTGGTTTCTAGAAGAATTGGTGAAAAGGGTAAGTGGgaatggaattgggttgaaggGTGTGGTTATGTTAAGGGGAAACAAGTGCATAATTGCTCAATCAGAGGAACACTCATACACCCAACTCTTGCTTCCTCTGTTATCTTTTGA